AATATCACCAACTTGAATACCTTTAGGTTCTAAAATATAACTTCTACTACCATCTTTATATAATATTAAAATAATATTCGATGATCTATTAGGATCATATTCAATTCTTTTAACTATACCTTTAATATTATCTTTATACCTTTTAAAATCAATACAACGATATAATTGTTTATGCCCACCACCAATATGACGTGTTGTAATACGACCGTAATTATTTCTTCCGCCCGTTTTAATCTTTTTCTGTAATAAAGGTGCATATGGTCGACCTTTATATAAATTAGAATGCACTACCTTTATTACATGACGTCTACCAGGAGATGTTGGTTTACATTTTATAATTGCCACATAACCTCCTTTTCATCATTATTGTGTTGAATGACCTAAAAATTCTAAATTTTGACCAGATTGTAAAATCACATATGCTTTCTTCCAATCATTACGTTTACATAATTTATTTTTCTGACGTTTTCTTTTTCCTTTTACTATTAAAGTATTAATTTTATATACTCGGACTTGAAAAAATTTTTCAACAGCTGATTTAATTTCAAATTTAGTAGAATTTTTTAATACTTTTAATACTACTGTATTATTCTTTTTCATATTATCTGATGTTTTTTCAGAAATATGAGGTGATAAAAGTACTTTTAATAATTTTTCTGTATAAATCATTGCAACATAACCTCAATTTTTTTAATCGCTGAAAAAGTAATTAATATATTTTCATATGATATTAAACTAATGGGATTAATCGATTTTACATCCAAAACACATATAGAATATAAATTTCTAGATGCAAATAATAAATTTTTATTTATATCATCAGTAATAATTAAAGCTCGAATAAAATTCATTAATTTTAATTTTTTCAATAATATTTTTGTTTTTGGAGATTCAATTAAAAAATCTTTAAATAAAAATAAACGATTTTGTCGAATCAATTCTGAAAAAATACTTTTTATAGCACCTTTATACATTTTTTTATTTACTTTTAAAAAATATTTTTTAGGTTTAGCTGCAAAAGTAACTCCTCCTGATCTCCAAATAGGACTTCTTAAAGATCCTGAACGAGCTCTACCTGTACCTTTTTGTCTCCAGGGTTTTTTACCTGAACCTGATACTTCTGATCTACTTTTCTGAGCTTTACTCCCTTGTCTTTTACGAGCCAAGTATGTAACTACAATTTGATGAATAAGAGGCTCATTAAAAGAAACGTTAAAAATACGTTCGGATAAACAACATGATTCATCTGTACCTTGAAACATTAATTCCATATTTTTTTACCCCCCTTCCTTTATTTATTCTTAATTGCTGGTTTAATTAATACATTACTTCCAATACAACCAGGAATAGATCCTTTAATAAATATTATTTTTTTTAGGTCATCTATTTTTATAATACATAAATTTTGCATTGTAGTACGTTTATTACCTAAATGACCTGACATTTTTTTACCTTTAAAGACATGACCTGGAGTTTGATTTTGACCAATAGAACCGGGAACACGATGAGATAAAGAATTTCCA
The nucleotide sequence above comes from Buchnera aphidicola (Cinara curvipes). Encoded proteins:
- the rplW gene encoding 50S ribosomal protein L23 — protein: MIYTEKLLKVLLSPHISEKTSDNMKKNNTVVLKVLKNSTKFEIKSAVEKFFQVRVYKINTLIVKGKRKRQKNKLCKRNDWKKAYVILQSGQNLEFLGHSTQ
- the rplD gene encoding 50S ribosomal protein L4, translating into MELMFQGTDESCCLSERIFNVSFNEPLIHQIVVTYLARKRQGSKAQKSRSEVSGSGKKPWRQKGTGRARSGSLRSPIWRSGGVTFAAKPKKYFLKVNKKMYKGAIKSIFSELIRQNRLFLFKDFLIESPKTKILLKKLKLMNFIRALIITDDINKNLLFASRNLYSICVLDVKSINPISLISYENILITFSAIKKIEVMLQ